The DNA segment AAAAGAGTACCGGTTAAGCAAAATTTTCTGAAGCATTGCGTAAAAGTATTAGAATAAACTATTATTAACTGTGTCGTTTAAAATTTGACTGGAAAGAATGTGTCTTTTTCATTAATGAAGCGATTATTTTTAACCATAAGCTTATTATTGATAAGTTTAGGTCTTGTAGCTTGTGCTAGCAATTCTAGCCGTGTGCCTAGTCCAGTACTACTATCGAACAGTCAAAATTCTGCTCTATCTGCTCCAGCAGTCCCTAGCAATAATGTAATTCAACCTATTGCTTTGCTTCTACCGCTACAAGGTCCTTTAGCTAATATTGGCCAGTCAGTGAAACAAGGTTTTTTAGCCGCCGCTGAAGAAAATGGATCATCACCGCGTATTATACTAATAGACACCAGTGTTGAATCTTCCATACAAGTGGCTTATACCACAGCCATTGCAAAAAATGCGCAAATAATTGTCGGCCCATTACTCAAACCCGAGGTACAAAGCATTGCCAGTTTTCAAACCAGCATACCGATTTTAGCGCTGAACTATTTAAATGCTGATATTAGTACACCCCCTGAGTTATACCAATTTGGTTTATCCCCTATCGATGAAGCTCAACAGGCAACACAGCATGCTTGGCAAAGTGGTAAACGTTCTGCACTCATTATGACTGCCAATGGCAATTGGGGATCTCAGATTGGTGAAGCATTCGCACAGCAATGGCAAGCTTTAGGAGGAACCGTTGTTGGTCAACTTGCATTGTCGGAAAATCCTGCTGATATAACCAGACAAATGAGGAATTTTCTACATTTTAAACGTCCACACGATAGACGTAGCGATTTTGATGTAATTTTCTTGGCGAGTAGTCCGCAAATAGGCCGTCAAGTCAAACCTTTACTAAAATTCTTTTTTGCGGGCGATATACCCGTTTATGCTACTGCATCAATTTATAGCGGTACTCATGCACAGCGGTTTGACAAAGATCTGAATCAAGTTATTTTCTGCGCTGCTCCCTGGTCGCTTGCTAACAACAGCATAGAACCTAATCTTTACCAACAACTAAAATCCGCTTCCTCTGAACGTTTTAATCGAAACAGTAAATATTATGCCTTAGGCATTGATGCATTCCATATTATTCAGCAGCTAGAATTCCTAAAGCAATCTACACGACAAACACTACCAGGTACTACAGGAATACTTTCATTAAATAGTCAACATCGTATCGTTCGCCAATTACCTTGTGCACAATTTCGTAATGGAAATATAGTCCCTCTCGATTAATGTTTATATCAATCAATTCAAAAAAATTAGGTAATCAAATCGAAAACTTAGTTTGTGATTATTTACGAAAGCAAAAACTAAAACTAATCGCCCGTAATTTTGCTTGTCGCTTAGGAGAAATTGATTTGATTATGCAAGATCAATCTACATTGATCTTCATAGAAGTGCGCTATCGACAACATCTCAACTTTGGCAGTAGTTTAGAATCAGTCAATTTGATTAAACAGAATAAAATCATCAAAACTGCAGAATACTACCTATTATCCCAACAACTATCTGAACAAATGGCTTGTCGTTTTGATGTTGTGGGAGTTAAACCTTTACCACAAAAAATAGGGAGTATTTCCAAACTGGACTCTGCTCAAGTAGAATGGATAAAAAACGCATTCTCTAGGTAAGCTATGAATCTATTAACACGAATTAAGACCCATTTTTCTGAAAGCATACGCACAAAAACGGATGCCGCAGAAACTCTACCTGAAATTATTTTGGCAGCCAGTCAATTATTTGTTGAATGTTTCCTGAATAATAATAAAATTTTGGTTTGTGGTAATGGCGGTTCGGCAGCTGATTCACAACATTTTGCTTCCGAGATGATTAACCGCTTTGAAACCGAACGTCCCAGTCTACCTGCAATCGCCTTAACTACCGATACTTCAACGATTACCTCTATTGCAAATGACTATAGCTATAGCGAAATTTTTGCTAAACAGATCAGAGCTTTAGGACAAGCAGGAGATATTTTATTTATTATTTCAACTAGCGGTAACTCAGAAAATATATTAAAAGCCTGCGAAGCCGCTCAAAGCAGAGATCTAAAAATTATTGCCCTTACTGGGAAAGAAGGAGGAGCTTTAGCAGGATTATTAAGCTCCACTGATATTGAAATTCGCGTGCAAGGTACATCGACGGCGCGAATACAGGAAACACATTTATTAATTATCCATTGCTTATGTGACTTAATCGATAAGCAATTGTTTGGTTAATTTTATAGTTAAAAAACAATTCCTATATTGACTACATCTCTATACGAACCTATTCCAACATTTTGTTTAGCTGGTATCTGCCCATACACTACTAGATTTTGCTTCAGACCATTACCCACTCCAAAATGCGCATCAACTCCAACAACATTACCCCAATTTACCGTATGTGTTGGGTTTTGAGTTAAAAGATATTTAATGGATGAATGCTCCGGTCCAGACATCCTACGTAATCTTGTCGTCGCTCCATAATTTGCACCTTGATCAAGTGTAACGTAATAAGGTGTATTTAAGGTACATAGCACCTTGAGACGTGCTGTTGAATTAGTTGGAATCGACGAATTAGGATTATATAAACCAAATACTAAGGGTGTAGCACGAATAATACACCCACCCACGACATTGACCGAAACCAACATTGAAGTATCATCACCACCGATTGCCGAAAATCCTGGACTTGTACTTATTACCAATAACGAACCCACACATAAATTAAATAACCAACGCATGATTAACCCCCTTCTGTCCATCAGATGGCCAGTATTCCAGAAAATTAATCCATTTATTTACTGTAAAATTAAAGGAAGAAACTAAAAAATATTACAATTTTTATAATTTAGTTCGAATAAGTGCAAAAAATATCCATTTCATGCTTTTTTGGAATATTTTTAGCCCACTTCCCCTATTAAGCCTAATAGAGGAATGACTTATTATCCAGAAAACTTGTATGAAGGATTTAATAGGTGACTGTTACTAAAACCGCGTCTGTATAAGTACCGGTATTGACAAATTGCGAAACAGGAATTCGGCCAAAAACCGTATAATTTCTGGTAGTTGACAAACCTATTGAGGTATAGGAGTCACTTACTGTCACTGTACCTCCAGTTGCATCACCCCAAATCGAAGTAAATGCCCCAGTAGTATATAAATTATAATTTAAATGTACCCCTAGCAGATTCATGAACCGTGGTGTGTAAGTTGTACTATTACCCTTAGCCATACTAATCACATAGGCAGCGCTATATATTACTAGCGCAGAACACGTAACTGCCACATTGCCATTAGCCGTTTTTTGAGCTGTAGGGACATAAGTACCAAACGTGACTGCTGTGGTTGCAACTGAACATGAACAACCAAGTCCAGCACAGGTAGCATAAACAGCAGGACTATAAAAATTATAGAAAAATAAAATAATCAACGACCAATATCGTTTAGTTTTTTTTAATAACACTGCACATCTCCTAATTCGATAATTGGGTCGTTGGTATAAGGTAGTGGGACTGAAAAATAATAAACATGATTTTCCCAATTAACCGAGCCCTCTAATAGATGACCTTTTATTTCAGAAATATAAACCTCTCCGTCATACCCTACAGGATAATTTTCACAAGAATTTTCATTATTTAAAATAAGTTCTGCTCCAACAGCGACAAACTTACCGTTCGGTGCTTTTAAATGTAAATCTATACCTTGCATACGTTTAACCGAGAATTCTGCTAACACTCCACTATTAAAGTAAGGAATAACAGTTTGATGAGTAACATCAATCTGCGTATCTAATGGTAGTGTGGTAGGCTCTATTTCGACGGTATTTTCTTGATAGGGTAATAATTCTGTAATTAATAAATTACCATTTCTATCTGTTTTACCCATTAATTGATTTTCATAATAGACATCCACACTGGGGAAGTCAGGAACCTTCACTAAAGCAAAACTTTGTGTGAGTTTACGTGCTAAAAAGCCATCGCCTGCAAAATATATAGCACTGCCGCTTGCATCCACTTCATAACTAGCTTGTCCTCGACCTTGGCCTAAGCGCGCAGTGTATGCACCAATTTCAGTTTGTACTGTCATATCAGCACCTGCATAACGATTACTGTTATTACTTGCCAGAATGTTATAACCATAACCCTTACCTAGAGGGACTGGTTTAGTAAATTGCAACAGATCTTGTACTTGATGATTTTGCCAAGTGGTTGAATTATTAACGTAATAATTAACATCAGGGGCAAAAACTAGAGTGAGAAATGCTTGATTTGTTTGTGAGTTTCGTAAATCTCCGACAAAACCCAAACTTAGAGAAATATTTTTAAATAAATTATGTGTATAAGTAGCTGTCAATAATCGCGCTGTCGGGGTGTTAGATATTCCATTCTCGGTATTAAAATTGCGGCTGTTTACCATGGTAAAACTGGTACTCAATGATCCATAATTTTCTAAGCTGTAACCTAAGAATAATTGATTCACGACACTCGGGGGTGAGGTATTAGGCTGTGTGCCAAGTTGAATAAAATTTAAAGTGGTTAAGCTAGTATTAAAACCATAACTCAGTTTTGGACCCTGACGAATAAAACCTAAACCTAACAAACCTCCACCACCTGCATTATTGTGTCCCCCTGCCACAGCAACAGACGCCACACCATAGTTATTTAATAAATAATTAGCAGAGAAGCCTAAAGTTTGCTGATCAAACAATACTTCGGCGTGCCCACCTAAGGTTAAGTTGTCCGTAATGCCACGTTGATAAGTCGCTACAGCTAAAAAACGTCCATAATCATTGCTATTCACACCATAATTATCGCGTACAAATCCTGCTTCATAGGAAAAATCAACTAAATTGGGTTTCAGCAATTGCGGACTGGCGTAATAAGAAAAACTCACCACTTTGCTACGACCGAGCAAATCTTGTGTAACCACATTCACATCACCCGCTCCAGAAATAACCGGAATATTATTAAATATATAAGGGCCGTTGTTAACTATTTGCTGTTGGTTTAAAACACTATTCACAAAAACATCTACCGTACTGGGAATAGCGGCTTCCCCTTGATATCCAGGTAGTGGAAACGTCACTAAATTAGGTTGTGTATTAAAATTTGTCGCGTATTGAATACCAGCAAAACGTGATGCCCCACTCCAATAAGTCGAGCCCGTTATAGCATCACCAAAGCGCCAACGTGCAATTTTTTCCGGCTGATCTAAAGTCCAGGTGGTATTTAATCGCACTAATTTACTGGATTGATTCGTTAAAAGCGTAATATTATTTGCGTATTTGTTATAGGCAAGTACATCTGCAGTTCCAACGCCCAAACGATTAAATAATCCTAAACCCATTAATGCCGAAAGATTAGTTTGATTAATTCCAGGATAATTATTTCTTAAGGCTACCGCGTCATAATTGAGATAGGCGCCAGGATCTTTTGGACGTAACGCGCCTAAACGTTTACTAAAAGGATCAAAGGTTTGAATAGCAAATAATTCTGGAGGCGCAGATAAAGTTAGCTGCATCGCATACTGATCTAATTGATAATGAAGGCTAGGATACCAATCTAGTTTATATAAATGATATCGATGATAATTTAAAGGAGAGTGAGAATTAAATTGCATTTGCCATTGGCGTAAATCATTTTCTTCAATCCAGATATGACCGGATGGATCTTTATAACACTGTACTACGCCAGGCAATAATGTCCCATTAAGCTTTATTTCAAGCAATAAAGGAATTACTGAAATTTTAGCTTTTTCCTTGGGTACTTGTTTTATTGAAGATTTTCTTCCTAGCTTTGCGTAACTATCGACGCTGATTAAAGAAAAAATTATAAAACATACAATTAATAAAAATTTAAATCCTATGCAAAACTGATTTTTTACAGTGTCCATTAATATTTGACTGAATATCCGTATAATTAATATTAGAATCGTCTTTAACTATCCAAGAATAAGAACTACGTGGTAAAACGTATGTAAAAGTTGAATGCTTTTTCATGAAGTGTTCTTGCGGCTGATCAGACAATAATTGCCATTGATTTACAAATAAAGAAATATTGCCATCATTATATAAATTCAATTTTATATGATGTGCATCTAAAATTTTGATTGACCAAACTGCATTCTCAACCCTATGCAACGGCTGTATAAATAAAGGGATAGAGATATCCATTAAAAAATACAACGTTTGGCCTAATTTTTTTTGTCTTGGTGGCTGCACTTCTTTCAAATGCATTCGATAAGTTTTTTGCACTGTGTTGTAAGTAGGATGTCTTAAAGCAAAACGAATAATCTGGGTTTTATGTGCAGGTAAGACAAATAATGGTGGTGTAAGTAAGATATCGTGAGAAATCTTATAAATATCTTTACCCTTAGGACTTTGATTCCAGTCAAATAAACTTAATTGTAATATACTACTTTCATCACTTCGATTCGTTACTTTAAGCACACCTATCCTTTGACTAGGAGATAAAGAAAGCTGAACAGGCGTAACTTCTAAAACGTTAGCATTAACGATAGGTATAACCAGAATAGCTAGAATGCCAAACCTAGCAATATAGTACTTTATTTTCATTTTTAATTGATCCCTTACAATCCTTTTTATAAATAAATAACTATTGAGCGTTTAATTAATAAATCAATTAGCATAATAAGTACCATTTATATGTTCGTCAGGATACTTTAAACAGAATAATGTCAGTAAGTAACGGTTATTAGTACAGTGTCATTATAACTACCTGTCGCAGGAACTGCACCGGCAGCTATTCGCCCATAGACTGTAGATAATTGAACCACTCCATTACCTGTCAAATTTACTGTATCAGTGGGCGGAGTATTTCCCCAATTTATTGTGCGCGCTGGATCTTGAAAAAGTCTATAGCCAAGTGTTCCCGAAGGTGTTCCTGTCATAACCCTGTTAGTAATAGTTGCCCCACTACCTGTTCCGGCATTTAAACCAATGGTATATGCAGTACCATTATTACAAGTCACCTCGATGCTACCCGTCGCATCGTTTTGAGCTCCCGAATAGTTACCAAAGTTTACCGAAGTAATATTACCAAAGATACAAGTTGCATTCACTGTTGCGTTAACGGGTAAATTTGCCGTTACTGTCGCAGCAAATGCAACTGGATTGAAAAATATAATTAACAATAAAAAAAAAGCATTTTGTGCTCTAAACATAATCGATTTCCTTATCAAATGAAGATCCTACAGCACAAGAAGAGAATATAATGCTTTGTTAAAGTGATCAAGTTTAAATTAACTTAACTCTAGCCTATAAAATAATCACATAATTACTTAGTTGATATTAAAATGTTACAAATAGGGTCACTCGATCTAAATAGGC comes from the Rickettsiella endosymbiont of Rhagonycha lignosa genome and includes:
- a CDS encoding phosphoheptose isomerase encodes the protein MNLLTRIKTHFSESIRTKTDAAETLPEIILAASQLFVECFLNNNKILVCGNGGSAADSQHFASEMINRFETERPSLPAIALTTDTSTITSIANDYSYSEIFAKQIRALGQAGDILFIISTSGNSENILKACEAAQSRDLKIIALTGKEGGALAGLLSSTDIEIRVQGTSTARIQETHLLIIHCLCDLIDKQLFG
- a CDS encoding spore coat U domain-containing protein, whose product is MFRAQNAFFLLLIIFFNPVAFAATVTANLPVNATVNATCIFGNITSVNFGNYSGAQNDATGSIEVTCNNGTAYTIGLNAGTGSGATITNRVMTGTPSGTLGYRLFQDPARTINWGNTPPTDTVNLTGNGVVQLSTVYGRIAAGAVPATGSYNDTVLITVTY
- a CDS encoding penicillin-binding protein activator, whose translation is MSFSLMKRLFLTISLLLISLGLVACASNSSRVPSPVLLSNSQNSALSAPAVPSNNVIQPIALLLPLQGPLANIGQSVKQGFLAAAEENGSSPRIILIDTSVESSIQVAYTTAIAKNAQIIVGPLLKPEVQSIASFQTSIPILALNYLNADISTPPELYQFGLSPIDEAQQATQHAWQSGKRSALIMTANGNWGSQIGEAFAQQWQALGGTVVGQLALSENPADITRQMRNFLHFKRPHDRRSDFDVIFLASSPQIGRQVKPLLKFFFAGDIPVYATASIYSGTHAQRFDKDLNQVIFCAAPWSLANNSIEPNLYQQLKSASSERFNRNSKYYALGIDAFHIIQQLEFLKQSTRQTLPGTTGILSLNSQHRIVRQLPCAQFRNGNIVPLD
- a CDS encoding fimbrial biogenesis chaperone, whose amino-acid sequence is MKIKYYIARFGILAILVIPIVNANVLEVTPVQLSLSPSQRIGVLKVTNRSDESSILQLSLFDWNQSPKGKDIYKISHDILLTPPLFVLPAHKTQIIRFALRHPTYNTVQKTYRMHLKEVQPPRQKKLGQTLYFLMDISIPLFIQPLHRVENAVWSIKILDAHHIKLNLYNDGNISLFVNQWQLLSDQPQEHFMKKHSTFTYVLPRSSYSWIVKDDSNINYTDIQSNINGHCKKSVLHRI
- a CDS encoding spore coat U domain-containing protein, encoding MRWLFNLCVGSLLVISTSPGFSAIGGDDTSMLVSVNVVGGCIIRATPLVFGLYNPNSSIPTNSTARLKVLCTLNTPYYVTLDQGANYGATTRLRRMSGPEHSSIKYLLTQNPTHTVNWGNVVGVDAHFGVGNGLKQNLVVYGQIPAKQNVGIGSYRDVVNIGIVF
- a CDS encoding fimbria/pilus outer membrane usher protein; translation: MDTVKNQFCIGFKFLLIVCFIIFSLISVDSYAKLGRKSSIKQVPKEKAKISVIPLLLEIKLNGTLLPGVVQCYKDPSGHIWIEENDLRQWQMQFNSHSPLNYHRYHLYKLDWYPSLHYQLDQYAMQLTLSAPPELFAIQTFDPFSKRLGALRPKDPGAYLNYDAVALRNNYPGINQTNLSALMGLGLFNRLGVGTADVLAYNKYANNITLLTNQSSKLVRLNTTWTLDQPEKIARWRFGDAITGSTYWSGASRFAGIQYATNFNTQPNLVTFPLPGYQGEAAIPSTVDVFVNSVLNQQQIVNNGPYIFNNIPVISGAGDVNVVTQDLLGRSKVVSFSYYASPQLLKPNLVDFSYEAGFVRDNYGVNSNDYGRFLAVATYQRGITDNLTLGGHAEVLFDQQTLGFSANYLLNNYGVASVAVAGGHNNAGGGGLLGLGFIRQGPKLSYGFNTSLTTLNFIQLGTQPNTSPPSVVNQLFLGYSLENYGSLSTSFTMVNSRNFNTENGISNTPTARLLTATYTHNLFKNISLSLGFVGDLRNSQTNQAFLTLVFAPDVNYYVNNSTTWQNHQVQDLLQFTKPVPLGKGYGYNILASNNSNRYAGADMTVQTEIGAYTARLGQGRGQASYEVDASGSAIYFAGDGFLARKLTQSFALVKVPDFPSVDVYYENQLMGKTDRNGNLLITELLPYQENTVEIEPTTLPLDTQIDVTHQTVIPYFNSGVLAEFSVKRMQGIDLHLKAPNGKFVAVGAELILNNENSCENYPVGYDGEVYISEIKGHLLEGSVNWENHVYYFSVPLPYTNDPIIELGDVQCY
- a CDS encoding spore coat protein U domain-containing protein, translated to MLLKKTKRYWSLIILFFYNFYSPAVYATCAGLGCSCSVATTAVTFGTYVPTAQKTANGNVAVTCSALVIYSAAYVISMAKGNSTTYTPRFMNLLGVHLNYNLYTTGAFTSIWGDATGGTVTVSDSYTSIGLSTTRNYTVFGRIPVSQFVNTGTYTDAVLVTVTY
- a CDS encoding YraN family protein, with protein sequence MFISINSKKLGNQIENLVCDYLRKQKLKLIARNFACRLGEIDLIMQDQSTLIFIEVRYRQHLNFGSSLESVNLIKQNKIIKTAEYYLLSQQLSEQMACRFDVVGVKPLPQKIGSISKLDSAQVEWIKNAFSR